In Myripristis murdjan chromosome 5, fMyrMur1.1, whole genome shotgun sequence, the genomic stretch AAGCGCTGCTCCTCTGACAGGTCACTGAGCAGGGAGCAGAAGTTGGAGTCGCCCAGCGGGTGGCTGCGCAGCTGCAGGATCTTCTCCCCGGCTGAGTTCCTCAGCGAGTCCCACGTGCAGCCGAAGCCTTTACACTTGCCTGACTCAGCTCTGCTCCCCATGTGCTGCGCATGGAGAGGAGATTCATTTTACTGCAACATCTGGGCACTGTGGTTATCTACTGATCAATTACAGAGACCGTGCTTAGGAAAGGTAATACCTGTGACTAAGAAAGGTAAAGGGGAGTCAGAGGTGTAAGTGATAGTACTGAATTTAGTCAGAACACAAAATATTCGACAGGCAAGCAACAGTGTAAATATCAAGATCACATGTCAATAAGCCCTGTCCACTTGCACAAAATGAAGATCATGAGAATCTTGATGCTGTAAATGCCCGGCCAAAGTTGCACATCCTCTCCTCCAGAAAGTGATGATGCACTAATGAATCTTCAGAGTTTTATGAACTGGAGTACGATCACAGAGAGAAATGGTTTTTCTCACCATGGTGAATGTGTCCTCTTCTGTGTCGGCATCGTTGCTGGTCCTCAGGTCTACTGGGACATCGTGGATACGTGATAACATCTTAGCTGCTGCGTTCCTCTTGGCTAGCTTTTTGGATGTGCCACTTCCTAGGGAGGTACAGCAAATTAGGAGTCCAGAGTAAAATCAATTTGTGGGGTCAAATTGAACGCAtacaaaatgagataaaatagTGCAAGCAGTTGGGCCAACTCGCGTTAGTTTTCCAATTTCTTTAAAGCTGCTGTAACCAAACCCATAAATTATAGCCCCACAGCacaaaaatgaccataatatgtCTGTGGTGGTTTAACAGGGTTGTTAATCAATACTAATGACTCAATCACTTCGCTCCTGCCCCTCTCATTTTCAGCCGCTGTGGCTGAGTGACTGCTGTTGTACATTTCATTCTCAagccaaaaaagtaaatgacaaAGCATGATTACTTTGCATTGTGATATATCACGTCTTCACCCAACAGTTATGTTGGCTCTCAGCTCTAAATACCTAGCTTAGTTGCTCTGTTGTTAAATGTCACGGCCATATTTCTTTCCATTAGAGGCTTCTGTAAGCTGTGTCAGAGACTTGGCTGCCAATATAGGTTGGGATAGGTCATAAATtacttaatgcccctttaaaggCAAGCTTTGTCTGATTTTCTCCATATATAGCAAGATATTGGATGCAGTAACATCTATCAGTGATAATTTATGCTCTACAAATGATCTTATTGAGCTGCTTAGGGAGTCATCGATGAAACTTGGGCGTGACCTACGCTAGAAACAAAAGCCTGTAAATCCAAACAGCATACTCTCAAGACAAAGGCTCCAAAAAACAATACGCTGCCTACCAATTTCTACAAATCTCTCGACTCTGCAGGTCATGGTGAATTCTTTGCGGTGTGCTGGACCGGATTCCTGGGTGACAGTGTACTCTGGCAAACGCCATCCTTTCTGCACCACCAACTCCTGGCAGAGACGCCCGCCCACACATGCAGAGGCACAGGTACACgtaaacaaaagagaaacacaaaaatgaaagtcAAGTCTTAAAAACGTCAGACTAGGAGGAATTAACTGAACAAAGACAGTCTCAAATACAGGGTGAACACAGGCATCAGGGAgttaaatttaatgcttttaagACCCTTTCAAGGCAAATTTTAATAGAATTTAAGACTGATTTTTGGAGAAATTGTCTTTTTCTTATTAAAATGAGCAGTAAGTGCAAAGGTTAGTACTACATAATCAGCCTTGTGCTGAAGCCAGTTTTATGTAGTACCATGATatttacagactttttttttttaaaacacagaacTTTGGACAGTTAACTGAGGATTTTTGCCAAAGTAAGtaatctggtttcttgtgtggatgtaaatgtaatatGATGGCGAGTAGAAAGTGAGTTAGGTTAAGCTACAACATTTTCCCTATAAGCTAAGTGTAGCATGTCATTATAAACAAAGCTCCTAGGTTCAGCAGCAGGTTTAGAGTTTAAGGCCTAATACttacaaaaatgaatttaagacattttaagattttgtaaGGACCTGCTGAATAACATGTTAAAGAAAACTGGGTTGTGTCAGCTCACCTGCAGAGCTCCCACAGGGTTACATTCAGACTGCTGAGAAGTGCCAGAAGTCTTCATTTCTGGTTGGGAGCTGCAGAGAACATGAGATCAACACAGTCAAGAGACTCAGATAgactaaaacaaataaactaatCAAAATGGGCAGTAGTCTGATGTATTTGCTTTTGAGTGCTTCATGCAGCTGTTTTCAACTCATCGagatttttaaatgttacacaaatgcaagaggggaaaaaaacgctATGAAAGAGATAAATAATTCTCTGGATCCACTTGTTATAAAACATGTCAGGAAATTCtatgaaattaataaataattgacACAACGGTAATTGGTATTGAGAATCAATACCAACGACTCATTCATAGCActgattataaattctgccaatTGGACTGAATCAAAttgttaaaagaaataaatagaacaaATTACGCTAACTTTGGCCTGAATCagaatgaaatgctttgaaacaTGTTTGTGTTGATATAACAAATACTATGAATTGCTGCTTTTTGGCAATGTTTTTTGAACaaagtataaaataaatttatgagctaaaatccaataaaacatccaagaaaatgtttcttaaatcaaattgcCAACTagtgaatgaaattaaatcttTGTTAAGtcaaagattcacacccctaATAGCAACAAGTCAATATTTAGATAAGAAGTGAATCATCCAAACGACACCAAACAGCAGCAATAGCTTCAGCAGGGATGTACAATATCGGATTTTTTGAAGATATCCAAAATGCTGACATTTTCCAACTATTTTGGCTGACTGCCaatgctgatactgatatatgcacatatgtttTTCGActtaattgcagagaacatcaagtctctcctgtagtggaattaacattttatcatgcctactcttattgtgaaggcccactggcagatgcggGCATGAAAtccaatgcttttcaaaatgtacacctTCACtaggaaaaataagaaaactacttcagcTGAGGTTATGTAAACCATGCCATATCTATTATTATTAGGACtgcattatttgattttttgctGATATCAAATACgcaaatattcattttaaagccattATCCGCTGATATCATCGCATGCCGATATTGTGGTACATCCCTACTGTGATGTCCATGACGAGTGGATTCAAGAGGAAGCTCACCTGTCTCCATCAGCGGGCACTTCAACACCAATAAACCCCTCTACTCCGACACCAACTCCAGCGGGACCTCCGAAGCCTCCCTTGAGCATCTTCAGAGCAGCCTCGGCTGCTTTGTGCTTGGCTGCCTTCTTGCTGGGCCCTTGGCCGGTGCAGCTGATCTCTCCGACGGAGACGCGGAACGTGAAGTTGGGCTGGTGGGCCTGTCCCTCGGCCTTCAGCAGGTCGTACACTGGGGTCTTGCCTATCCGCGTTCCATACTCCTGCAGCAGACTGATGGGCGTCTTTCCGGGATTCACAGCCAGCATTTGCTCAATactaaataaaagaagaaggTGGTAAGCACATGCTGTTAAGAAAATTGCAAAGTGACTTGCAGCAACATGGAACAGGGTTGGTACATGAGGCTTGGTTGTTGGCAAGAGGACTAcatattgctccaaagttaggctaaattttggtgagggaaaacctggcatggccattttcaaaggggtcccctgacctctgacctcaagatatctgaatgaaaatgggttctatcGGCACCCAGGGCTCTCCCCTCTGCaaacatgcccaccttatgctaatcccatgcagtttggggcacAAAATTCTAAAATAGAGTATTTCTGCATATTGGGGCCTAAatagtcttggagttgcataaattgggtttgactggaaagctgagactcttttggattcagtgagcccaattttattcatgtgtgatgatgttggcccccattgTAGTAAAACCATTTTtcgacatcactgtataaaatgacctattgtgacctcTTGGATAATTAGATAATTCAATTCgtaaaaatcacaatacatatcaaattgGCACCCAAGTATGGTGATAGTATCAAATCAGGAGACAAGCATGTTGTCCCGGCATTAACGACAAagtttgtgtcttgtttttgaTCAAGATAGGAAGACACTAGAGGACTTTCCTTAGGATTGTAAGTCTTATCCTTAATTCACACTGTCTTAAGAGTTTCCTGAGAGTCTTAAGGAAGTCAGAGAGACTGTCCTCTAGTGACACAACAGCTATGCTGTTTTAGCAACATATTTAGTGCTTCTTGGACTTTCTAAGACTCTAAAAACCAATCATGTTTGATTCTGTGTTAAGCCTTATGGGTGTGTTGGGGCTTAAATACAAGTAAAAGAAGCACAAGAACCTGTAATGAGCAGAGTCATGTAGATTGTGTCTATAACTAGGACAGAAAGCAGCCTAAGATTCAGCAAAGAGCAGTTTTTAAGTTTGATACTCTCCAACATGAGGGGAGTTACACATTGTGTCTCTGGCTTTAAGTGACTTCTCTGGTCTGCGGATCAATAATCAATCAGAAACGTGGGGGAAATGCAGAATGAATGACACCTTGTGTCTAGCAGCTGGGTCTCTTACTCTCTGATTGTGttacccaaacaaacaaacaaacaaacacacacacaggcgcgcgCGCACTAGCGGGTTAGCAGGTATCTACACATGCTAACTAAACACGGTGGCCGCAGGTCAGAGTCGTAGCCGGTGTGCAGCAGCAGGCTCTCTGGACAGCCACTGAGCAAACACACGGATTAACTTCAGTTCATGTGGCTGCTGCATTACATTTGCTGTGG encodes the following:
- the tarbp2 gene encoding RISC-loading complex subunit tarbp2, giving the protein MNDETTPDSCKRNSGCSSIEQMLAVNPGKTPISLLQEYGTRIGKTPVYDLLKAEGQAHQPNFTFRVSVGEISCTGQGPSKKAAKHKAAEAALKMLKGGFGGPAGVGVGVEGFIGVEVPADGDSSQPEMKTSGTSQQSECNPVGALQELVVQKGWRLPEYTVTQESGPAHRKEFTMTCRVERFVEIGSGTSKKLAKRNAAAKMLSRIHDVPVDLRTSNDADTEEDTFTMHMGSRAESGKCKGFGCTWDSLRNSAGEKILQLRSHPLGDSNFCSLLSDLSEEQRFDVSYLDLEERSLSGLCQCLVELSTQPITVCHGFAPSTDAARANAAHNALQYLKIMAGGK